A genomic stretch from Capricornis sumatraensis isolate serow.1 chromosome 4, serow.2, whole genome shotgun sequence includes:
- the ATXN7L3B gene encoding ataxin-7-like protein 3B yields MEEISLANLDTNKLEAIAQEIYVDLIEDSCLGFCFEVHRAVKCGYFYLEFAETGNVKDFGIQPVEDKGACRLPLCSLPGESGNGPDQQLQRSPPEFQ; encoded by the coding sequence ATGGAGGAAATTTCCTTGGCTAACCTGGATACTAACAAGCTGGAGGCCATCGCTCAGGAGATATACGTAGACCTGATAGAGGATTCTTGTTTGGGCTTCTGCTTTGAGGTGCACCGGGCAGTCAAGTGTGGCTACTTCTACCTGGAATTTGCAGAGACTGGTAACGTGAAGGATTTTGGCATCCAGCCAGTTGAAGATAAAGGAGCGTGTCGCCTCCCGCTTTGCTCCCTTCCTGGAGAATCTGGGAATGGGCCTGATCAGCAGCTGCAACGCTCACCTCCAGAGTTCCAGTAG